From the genome of Prionailurus bengalensis isolate Pbe53 chromosome D1, Fcat_Pben_1.1_paternal_pri, whole genome shotgun sequence:
ACAAGAACGAAGATACTTACTGTCTAAAATGTAAACGGAATGTTTTGGTTcaaatttttgttggtttttttttttttgtctgttttctgaaAGAGGACAGTTTATTATCAATTCACAATTAAAGCAGCatgcaatttattattatttttttttaactttttacgtTTTCAATTCTTGGCAACGGCAACAAACCACAACATTATCGAGGAATGAAATGCAGACTTTTTAAAGTTGTGCGCAAAATGACTGTTTCCCTTCTGGTCATGGATATGTCCAATAAATAGATTGTAGAACCACTGTACTGTATAAACTTCATTTATACATGCagttcataaaattattttttcttaactgaaTAATTTACCctgttatgtatatatacaaatagatAATTTTTGTCTCAATATAATCTATACAACATCAATCCACTATCTTCCCCTTTTAATGGTCAATGTACATACACAGGAAGTGTCTATCCTTATGAATCGCCAGCCAATTCTCTTTTTGCTATCCATGGTGAGGGCCCGCACGTACGACTGGGTAGTTCGGCACTGGGAGTTCCAATGCCTTTTGTCTATGCCCCTGCAGCCCTCCTTTGTGTAACCCATGGGATTGCACTTGGTCTCGTAGAAGTACTGCTTCAGTTGGCCTTTCGATACAGGGACTTTTTCAAGGACGGTGACCGTCCCGCCCGACATGTCCACTGCAGTCTTTTTATCTGCCGCTGTCACCCACTCGCTAATGCTGTCGCACACGCTCAGCTCCCCGCGGCGGGCAGGGTCAGAGTGGCGCCGGACCCTCATAGACATGTTTGCAGCATCCAGGTAATTTTTGTATTCCTCaagcagaaagaggagaggaggctCCAAAGGCACTTGACTACTGAGCATCACCCTGGAAGTGTATAAGTCCGCGTCCTTACTGTTTTCTTCATTGGGTCGACCTTTCTGGTCCTCGTCCAACAGCTCTTCTATCACGTGTTCAAAAGTGTCAGCCAAGGATGTCAGGCCTCTCGACCCTGCCTTGGGCCCGTTCACGCTCTCCAGAGTCCCATGGGTCCGCACACCTGGGTAGGCCAAGCTGCCTTGTCCTCGGCCGTTGGCTTCTTTCATGGGGGCAGCCTTCATGCAACCAAAGTATGAAATAACCATAGTAAGGAAAAGGATGGTCATCACTCTTCTCACCTGGTGGAGCTGcagggaaaaaacagaaacaggacaCAGAGCCGGTTAGCACTTTCTTTCGCAGGGATGCGCTGCGGCCATCGGACTGTGATTCCAGGCCATTCTGCAGGGGCAAGGATTTTATGCACTGGTGATGAACTCTAGTTGCATCAGACACACGTTAGCGTCAGTCGTGTGCTCTGTGTGGCGTTTACACCCAAGGTTAGATGGCTTCTACATAAGTGAAAAAAACTGTGGCTGCAAGTTCTCCCTTACCAGCTttgtaagtttaatttttaatgatctctgctcaggctgtcacaagaaacacaaaatcagaaatgttACTAGGCAACAACTCCAAGtgtaatagtaattttttttttcaagttagcaACATGGTCCTATTGCGGGAGCTGTGTGACAGGAACAGCAGTGGCCTGAGGGGTCTGTGGGGGCCTTTCCGGCTGTGTGATATCTAGGTATGAAGAGCACCGTAAAACCGAAGTCGGGGAGCTGTTAAGGAGCCTTTtacatggacttttttttccccttccataaTCTATTAGGACAAAGCATAAAGATAATCTCATCAAGCCATCCcgctttacagataaggaaccaAAGGCCACCGAGGACTTGCTTCCCGTCCTGAAGAAAGTTTATGTCCTGAAGAAAGTTTACATTAGAACTTGGGGCTCCCAACTTTAGCTTCAATGTTTTCCTAGTACACCTGGGTGGTCACTACTGAAAATGTTCTGCTTATTTCCAAACAGAAATCATTTTCTACACGTTGATTTTAATGATGTGTCTATACCTGGGGCTGATGTCATGAAAACAATGTGTCTGCTTAAAAGAGCACTGAAAAAGTCAGCATTAAAAAGGCAATGAAGTCAATGTCAAATGCCTCCCATATGCGGATCCACGTTTATCTCCACTAACTCTGAGCCCCTCACCCCTTTGACTTTTCTGGCTCATGTACAGAGCCATCCAAGCAAGCTCAGCTTCTCCTTTTATTAGAAATGTGGTCCTGTGAGTACGTGTATGTGAGAGAGCTCAGAGTTTATCATAACTTTAAAAGGCTGAGTGGCGTTTTGCACATTGTGGAATAGGCAGCGAGCACTTCTTTCTGTGCTTTTCAAGTTTTCTGGGAAGTCCCTTAACAGCACACCACAAAATTAATCTTTTCCTGTTTGCCAGAGGGTTGCTATACTCTAAATCTGGCTCTACATCTATAAGCAGGCTCTGGGAAGCCAATTAGAatggaagaacaaacaaaatgaaaacatacctaTAGACCGACCCAAGGTTACCGTCAGATGGTGAAGGACTTCAGAATCACTTACCTGAAGCACTGGGTCTCTTAGCAAGAAACAGAAGCATCCCTGGGCTCCGACACTCTAACTATTCCTACTTCTCAGTCCTGGAGCAAGGACTTACAAAAAGACACACATGTCTCTAACCAGTAGGGAAAAGGACTGTTTTTCTGTCCATATGAAGTGTCACTGAACAGGAAGACAACCTACCTCCAGTTAATA
Proteins encoded in this window:
- the BDNF gene encoding LOW QUALITY PROTEIN: brain-derived neurotrophic factor (The sequence of the model RefSeq protein was modified relative to this genomic sequence to represent the inferred CDS: inserted 1 base in 1 codon; deleted 1 base in 1 codon); amino-acid sequence: MSDPSSRRRWSSRSPPPLPPPRPGAPARSPSRVPRRAAGSRAGPRSRPGAPPASSSGSFDETLELQXATAAVGPAASGSATGIGAGHRGQERHNDVTPPQGTRELCVDPELHQVRRVMTILFLTMVISYFGCMKAAPMKEANGRGQGSLAYPGVRTHGTLESVNGPKAGSRGLTSLADTFEHVIEELLDEDQKGRPNEENSKDADLYTSRVMLSSQVPLEPPLLFLLEEYKNYLDAANMSMRVRRHSDPARRGELSVCDSISEWVTAADKKTAVDMSGGTVTVLEKVPVSKGQLKQYFYETKCNPMGYTKEGCRGIDKRHWNSQCRTTQSYVRALTMDSKKRIGWRFIRIDTSCVCTLTIKRGR